A genomic segment from Brucella pseudogrignonensis encodes:
- a CDS encoding TRAP transporter large permease subunit, with translation MTTLVVFIVVLIAALLIGTPIAFGLILSGIAMMWWLGMLDWQLIALQMTNGADSFPLLAIPFFLLAGEAMNVGGLSRRLVNFGLTLVGHLKGGLGYVAIVTALLLASLSGSAIADTAVLAGMLIPIMRDAGYNLGRSAGLISAGGIIAPVLPPSIGYIVFGVAGGVSITRLFMAGIVPGLLMALSLAVAWWLLSRKENTAVLPRSSWKDVGKAAMDAGFAFMLPVIIIGGLKAGIFTPTEAGVVACVYALFIGCFVYREISLAKLYHCFVSAVLTTSAVMLLVAAASITAYMIAIANIPAEIVGWLGPLRESPLLLMAVMLLLLIVIGTALDFIPTILIMTPVLLPIAKQAGIDPVYFGVMFIMTAAISLITPPVGAVLNVACAVAKVRYMDVERGAVPFILAQFAVLVLLWLFPQIVIVPARWLY, from the coding sequence ATGACCACGCTTGTTGTTTTTATCGTTGTGCTTATTGCAGCACTTCTTATCGGAACCCCCATCGCCTTTGGCCTGATCCTCAGCGGCATTGCCATGATGTGGTGGCTTGGAATGCTCGATTGGCAGCTGATTGCGCTGCAAATGACCAATGGCGCGGATAGTTTTCCGCTACTGGCTATTCCTTTCTTCCTGCTCGCTGGCGAGGCGATGAATGTTGGCGGTTTGTCGCGCCGTTTGGTCAATTTCGGATTGACGCTCGTTGGGCATCTCAAAGGTGGTTTGGGCTATGTTGCTATTGTGACGGCACTTCTGCTTGCAAGTCTTTCTGGATCGGCGATTGCGGATACTGCAGTGCTGGCAGGCATGCTGATCCCAATCATGCGCGATGCTGGCTATAACCTAGGCCGTTCCGCTGGTCTTATCAGCGCAGGCGGTATCATCGCGCCCGTCTTGCCGCCTTCAATCGGATATATCGTGTTTGGCGTTGCCGGTGGCGTCTCGATAACACGATTGTTTATGGCTGGTATTGTGCCAGGGCTGTTAATGGCGCTCTCGCTTGCTGTGGCCTGGTGGTTGCTAAGCCGTAAGGAAAATACCGCTGTTCTGCCTCGTTCGAGCTGGAAAGATGTTGGTAAAGCAGCAATGGATGCAGGCTTTGCGTTCATGCTACCCGTTATCATTATTGGCGGACTGAAGGCCGGAATATTCACTCCCACAGAAGCTGGCGTTGTCGCTTGCGTCTATGCTCTGTTCATCGGGTGCTTTGTCTATCGCGAAATTTCACTAGCCAAGCTTTATCATTGCTTTGTGAGTGCAGTGCTGACGACATCAGCCGTAATGCTTCTGGTCGCAGCCGCTTCCATCACAGCCTATATGATCGCGATTGCAAACATTCCAGCCGAAATTGTTGGCTGGCTTGGTCCACTGCGTGAAAGTCCGTTGCTTCTGATGGCTGTTATGCTGCTGCTGTTGATCGTGATCGGTACAGCGCTGGATTTCATTCCGACTATCCTGATCATGACACCAGTGCTTCTGCCAATCGCCAAACAGGCGGGCATTGACCCTGTTTATTTTGGTGTGATGTTCATCATGACGGCTGCAATAAGCCTGATTACACCGCCGGTGGGCGCCGTTCTGAATGTGGCCTGCGCGGTCGCAAAAGTTCGATACATGGATGTGGAGCGCGGTGCTGTCCCTTTCATTCTCGCACAGTTTGCGGTTCTGGTTCTGTTATGGCTGTTCCCGCAAATTGTTATCGTTCCTGCGCGCTGGCTCTATTGA